The following are encoded together in the Coturnix japonica isolate 7356 chromosome 8, Coturnix japonica 2.1, whole genome shotgun sequence genome:
- the LHX4 gene encoding LIM/homeobox protein Lhx4, with the protein MMQSSALAAEGAVKGLPEILGVPVQQIPQCAGCSQHILDKFILKVLDRHWHSSCLKCADCQMQLAERCFARAGSVYCKEDFFKRFGTKCTACQQGIPPTQVVRKAQDFVYHLHCFACIICSRQLATGDEFYLMEDGRLVCKEDYETAKQNDDSEAGAKRPRTTITAKQLETLKNAYKNSPKPARHVREQLSSETGLDMRVVQVWFQNRRAKEKRLKKDAGRHRWGQFYKSVKRSRGAGKLEKESSAEDCGVSDSELSFRDEQILSELGHTNRVYGSVGDVAGGQLLNGGFAMDGTGQPYQDLRDGSPYGLPQSPSSISSLPSHPPLLNGLDYAMDGSMGLGAQGVSQTLRAMAGGGPTSDISTGSSVGYPDFPTSPASWLDDMDHPPF; encoded by the exons ATGATGCAAAGCTCAGCGCTCGCTGCCGAAGGGGCTGTCAAGGGGCTGCCGGAGATCCTCGGGGTGCCGGTACAAC AGATCCCCCAGTGCGCAGGGTGCAGCCAACACATCCTGGACAAGTTCATCCTGAAGGTGCTGGACCGCCACTGGCACAGCTCGTGCCTCAAGTGCGCCGATTGCCAGATGCAGTTGGCCGAGCGCTGCTTCGCCAGAGCCGGCAGCGTCTATTGCAAGGAGGATTTCTTCAA GCGCTTCGGGACCAAATGCACGGCGTGCCAGCAGGGCATCCCCCCCACGCAGGTGGTGCGCAAAGCCCAGGACTTCGTCTACCACCTGCACTGCTTCGCCTGCATCATCTGCAGCCGGCAGCTGGCCACCGGCGATGAGTTCTACCTGATGGAGGACGGGAGGCTGGTGTGCAAGGAGGACTATGAGACTGCCAAGCAGAACG ATGACTCCGAGGCTGGAGCTAAGCGGCCCCGCACCACCATCACGGCCAAGCAGCTGGAGACACTGAAGAATGCCTACAAGAACTCCCCCAAACCTGCCCGGCACGTGCGGGAGCAGCTCTCCTCTGAGACGGGGCTGGACATGAGGGTGGTGCAG GTGTGGTTCCAGAACCGTCGGGCCAAGGAGAAGCGGCTGAAGAAGGACGCGGGGCGGCACCGCTGGGGCCAGTTCTACAAGAGCGTCAAGCGGAGCCGCGGGGCCGGCAAACTGGAGAAGGAGAGCTCGGCTGAGGACTGCGGGGTCAGCGACAGCGAGCTCAGCTTCCGCG ACGAGCAGATCCTCTCGGAGCTCGGCCACACCAACAGGGTTTACGGCAGCGTTGGCGACGTGGCAGGAGGACAGTTGCTGAACGGCGGCTTCGCCATGGACGGGACGGGACAGCCGTACCAGGACTTGCGGGACGGCAGCCCCTACGGGCTCCCCCAGTCGCCGTCGTCCATCTCGTCGCTGCCGTCCCACCCGCCCTTGCTCAACGGGTTGGACTACGCCATGGACGgcagcatggggctgggggcgcAGGGGGTGAGTCAGACGCTGCGCGCCATGGCCGGGGGGGGCCCCACCTCCGACATCTCCACGGGGAGCAGCGTCGGGTACCCAGACTTTCCCACCAGCCCGGCCTCCTGGCTGGACGATATGGATCACCCCCCTTTCTAA